A genome region from Canis lupus dingo isolate Sandy chromosome 7, ASM325472v2, whole genome shotgun sequence includes the following:
- the NPR1 gene encoding atrial natriuretic peptide receptor 1 isoform X5, protein MLRPGRPAGALPLPPPPPPLLLLLLLPGSQAGNLTVAVVLPLANTSYPWSWARVGPAVELALAAVRAQPDLLPGWTVRTVLGSSENALGVCSDTAAPLAAVDLKWEHSPAVFLGPGCVYAAAPVGRFTAHWRVPLLTAGAPALGFGAKDEYALTTRAGPSHAKLGDLVAALHRRLGWERRALVLYAYRPGDDQPCFFVVEGLYVRVRERLNITVDHLEFAEGDLDQYALLLHTVRRQGRVIYICSSPDAFRTLMLLAMEAGLSGEDYVFFHLDLFGHSLQGAPGLAPHRPWERGDGQDVSAHQAFQAAKIITYKEPENPEYLEFLQQLKHLAHEQFNFTVEDGLVNTIPASFHDGLLLYVQAVTETLAHGGAVTDGEAITQRMRNRSFQGVTGYLKMDSNGDRETDFSLWDMHPETGTFRVVLNYNGTSQELVAVPGRKLSWPLGYPPPDIPKCGFDNEDPACSQDHFSTLEVLALVGSLSLLSILTVSFFIYRKMQLEKELASELWRVRWEDVQPSSLERHLRSTGSRLTLSGRGSNYGSLLTTEGQFQVFAKTAYYKGNLVAVKRVNRKRIELTRKVLFELKHMRDVQNEHLTRFVGACTDPPNICILTEYCPRGSLQQDILENEGITLDWMFRYSLTNDIVKGMLFLHNGAICSHGNLKSSNCVVDGRFVLKITDFGLESFRDPEPEQGHILYAKKLWTAPELLRMASPPARGSQAGDVYSFGIILQEIALRSGVFHVEGLDLSPKEIVERVTRGEQPPFRPSLALQSHLEELGQLMQRCWAEEPQERPPFQQIRLMLRKFNRESSSNILDNLLSRMEQYANNLEELVEERTQAYLEEKRRAEALLYQILPHSVAEQLKRGETVQAEAFDSVTIYFSDIVGFTALSAQSTPMQVVTLLNDLYTCFDAVIDNFDVYKVETIGDAYMVVSGLPVRNGLLHAREVARMALALLDAVRSFRIRHRPQEELRLRIGIHTALKIHLSSETKAVLEEFGGFELELRGDVEMKGKGKVRTYWLLGERGSSTRG, encoded by the exons ATGCtgcgccccgggcgccccgccGGCGCCctcccgctcccgccgccgccgccgccgctgctgctgctgctgctgctcccggGCAGCCAAGCGGGCAACCTGACGGTGGCCGTGGTGCTGCCGCTGGCCAACACCTCGTACCCGTGGTCGTGGGCGCGCGTGGGGCCGGCGGTGGAGCTGGCTCTGGCCGCGGTGAGAGCGCAGCCCGACCTGCTGCCCGGCTGGACGGTGCGCACGGTGCTGGGCAGCAGCGAGAACGCGCTGGGCGTCTGCTCCGACACGGCCGCGCCGCTGGCCGCCGTGGACCTCAAGTGGGAGCACAGCCCCGCGGTGTTCCTGGGCCCCGGCTGCGTGTACGCCGCCGCCCCGGTGGGGCGCTTCACCGCGCACTGGCGAGTGCCGCTGCTGACCGCCGGCGCCCCCGCGCTGGGCTTCGGGGCTAAAGACGAGTACGCGCTGACCACCCGCGCGGGGCCCAGCCACGCCAAGCTGGGCGACTTGGTGGCGGCGCTGCACCGACGGCTGGGCTGGGAGCGCCGGGCGCTGGTGCTCTACGCCTACCGGCCGGGCGACGACCAGCCCTGCTTCTTCGTGGTGGAGGGGCTGTACGTGCGCGTGCGCGAGCGCCTCAACATCACCGTGGACCACCTGGAGTTCGCCGAGGGCGACCTAGACCAGTACGCACTGCTGCTGCACACCGTCAGGCGCCAAGGCCGAG ttATCTACATATGCAGCTCCCCGGATGCCTTCAGAACTCTGATGCTTTTGGCCATGGAAGCTGGTCTGAGTGGGGAGGACTACGTGTTCTTCCACCTGGACCTCTTTGGACACAGCCTGCAAGGTGCCCCCGGCCTTGCTCCCCACAGGCCCTGGGAGAGAGGGGATGGGCAGGATGTCAGTGCCCACCAGGCCTTTCAG GCTGCTAAAATCATTACCTATAAAGAGCCGGAGAATCCTGAGTACTTGGAGTTCCTGCAGCAGCTAAAACACCTGGCCCATGAGCAGTTCAACTTCACCGTGGAGGACGGCCTG GTGAACACCATCCCAGCGTCCTTCCACGATGGACTGCTGCTCTATGTCCAGGCAGTGACAGAGACTCTGGCACATGGGGGAGCTGTCACAGATGGGGAGGCCATCACTCAGCGGATGAGGAACCGAAGCTTCCAAG GTGTGACAGGATACTTGAAAATGGACAGCAATGGAGATCGGGAGACCGACTTCTCCCTCTGGGACATGCATCCTGAGACTGGCACTTTCAGG GTTGTTCTGAACTACAACGGGACTTCCCAAGAGCTGGTGGCTGTGCCGGGGCGCAAACTGAGCTGGCCCCTGGGGTACCCACCTCCTGACATCCCCAAATGCGGCTTTGACAACGAGGACCCAGCTTGCAGCCAAG ATCACTTTTCCACCCTGGAAGTGCTGGCTTTGGTGGGCAGCCTCTCCTTGCTGAGCATTCTGACCGTGTCCTTCTTCATATACAG GAAGATGCAGCTGGAGAAGGAACTGGCCTCAGAGCTGTGGCGGGTGCGCTGGGAGGACGTGCAGCCCAGCAGCCTTGAGAGGCACCTCCGGAGCACAGGCAGCAGGCTGACCCTGAGTGGG AGAGGCTCCAACTACGGCTCCCTGCTGACCACAGAGGGCCAGTTCCAAGTGTTTGCCAAGACAGCGTATTATAAG GGCAACCTCGTGGCTGTGAAACGTGTGAATCGTAAGCGCATTGAGCTGACGCGAAAAGTCCTGTTTGAGCTGAAGCAT ATGCGGGACGTACAGAATGAACACTTGACCAGGTTTGTGGGTGCCTGCACTGATCCCCCGAACATCTGTATCCTCACAGAGTACTGTCCCCGTGGGAGCTTGCAG CAGGACATTCTGGAGAATGAGGGCATCACGTTAGACTGGATGTTCCGGTATTCTCTCACCAACGACATCGTCAAG GGAATGCTGTTCCTACACAACGGGGCCATTTGCTCCCATGGCAACCTCAAGTCATCCAACTGTGTGGTGGATGGGCGCTTCGTCCTCAAGATCACCGATTTTGGGCTGGAGAGTTTCAGGGACCCGGAACCAGAGCAAGGCCACATCCTCTATGCTA AAAAGTTGTGGACAGCCCCTGAGCTCCTGCGAATGGCCTCACCTCCTGCCCGGGGCTCCCAAGCAGGTGACGTCTACAGCTTTGGGATCATTCTTCAGGAAATTGCCCTAAGGAGCGGTGTCTTCCATGTGGAAGGTTTGGACCTCAGCCCCAAAG AAATCGTGGAGCGCGTGACTCGGGGTGAGCAGCCCCCCTTCCggccctccctggccctgcagAGTCACCTGGAAGAGCTGGGGCAGTTGATGCAGCGTTGCTGGGCTGAGGAGCCGCAGGAGCGGCCACCCTTCCAGCAGATTCGCCTGATGCTACGCAAGTTCAACAG GGAGAGCAGTAGCAACATCCTGGACAACCTGCTGTCCCGCATGGAGCAGTACGCCAACAACCTGGAGGAGTTGGTGGAGGAGAGGACCCAGGCCTACCTGGAGGAGAAGCGCAGAGCCGAGGCCCTGCTTTACCAGATCCTGCCTCA CTCCGTGGCTGAGCAGCTGAAGCGCGGGGAGACGGTCCAGGCCGAAGCTTTCGACAGCGTCACCATCTACTTCAGTGACATTGTAGGCTTCACGGCCCTGTCTGCACAGAGCACGCCCATGCAG GTGGTGACCCTGCTCAATGACCTCTACACTTGCTTTGATGCCGTCATAGACAACTTTGACGTGTACAAG GTGGAAACCATTGGTGATGCCTACATGGTGGTGTCGGGGCTCCCCGTGAGGAACGGGCTGCTGCACGCCCGAGAGGTGGCCCGCATGGCCCTGGCGCTGCTGGACGCAGTGCGCTCCTTCCGCATCCGCCACCGGCCACAGGAGGAGCTGCGCTTGCGAATCGGCATCCACACAG CCCTGAAGATCCACTTGTCTTCTGAGACCAAGGCCGTTCTGGAAGAGTTTGGTGGTTTTGAGCTGGAGCTTCGAGGAGATGTAGAAATGAAG GGCAAAGGCAAAGTTCGCACCTACTGGCTCCTGGGGGAACGGGGGAGCAGCACTCGAGGCtga
- the NPR1 gene encoding atrial natriuretic peptide receptor 1 isoform X4 — translation MLRPGRPAGALPLPPPPPPLLLLLLLPGSQAGNLTVAVVLPLANTSYPWSWARVGPAVELALAAVRAQPDLLPGWTVRTVLGSSENALGVCSDTAAPLAAVDLKWEHSPAVFLGPGCVYAAAPVGRFTAHWRVPLLTAGAPALGFGAKDEYALTTRAGPSHAKLGDLVAALHRRLGWERRALVLYAYRPGDDQPCFFVVEGLYVRVRERLNITVDHLEFAEGDLDQYALLLHTVRRQGRVIYICSSPDAFRTLMLLAMEAGLSGEDYVFFHLDLFGHSLQGAPGLAPHRPWERGDGQDVSAHQAFQAAKIITYKEPENPEYLEFLQQLKHLAHEQFNFTVEDGLVNTIPASFHDGLLLYVQAVTETLAHGGAVTDGEAITQRMRNRSFQGVTGYLKMDSNGDRETDFSLWDMHPETGTFRVVLNYNGTSQELVAVPGRKLSWPLGYPPPDIPKCGFDNEDPACSQDHFSTLEVLALVGSLSLLSILTVSFFIYRKMQLEKELASELWRVRWEDVQPSSLERHLRSTGSRLTLSGRGSNYGSLLTTEGQFQVFAKTAYYKGNLVAVKRVNRKRIELTRKVLFELKHMRDVQNEHLTRFVGACTDPPNICILTEYCPRGSLQDILENEGITLDWMFRYSLTNDIVKGMLFLHNGAICSHGNLKSSNCVVDGRFVLKITDFGLESFRDPEPEQGHILYAKKLWTAPELLRMASPPARGSQAGDVYSFGIILQEIALRSGVFHVEGLDLSPKEIVERVTRGEQPPFRPSLALQSHLEELGQLMQRCWAEEPQERPPFQQIRLMLRKFNRESSSNILDNLLSRMEQYANNLEELVEERTQAYLEEKRRAEALLYQILPHSVAEQLKRGETVQAEAFDSVTIYFSDIVGFTALSAQSTPMQVVTLLNDLYTCFDAVIDNFDVYKVETIGDAYMVVSGLPVRNGLLHAREVARMALALLDAVRSFRIRHRPQEELRLRIGIHTGPVCAGVVGLKMPRYCLFGDTVNTASRMESNGEALKIHLSSETKAVLEEFGGFELELRGDVEMKGKGKVRTYWLLGERGSSTRG, via the exons ATGCtgcgccccgggcgccccgccGGCGCCctcccgctcccgccgccgccgccgccgctgctgctgctgctgctgctcccggGCAGCCAAGCGGGCAACCTGACGGTGGCCGTGGTGCTGCCGCTGGCCAACACCTCGTACCCGTGGTCGTGGGCGCGCGTGGGGCCGGCGGTGGAGCTGGCTCTGGCCGCGGTGAGAGCGCAGCCCGACCTGCTGCCCGGCTGGACGGTGCGCACGGTGCTGGGCAGCAGCGAGAACGCGCTGGGCGTCTGCTCCGACACGGCCGCGCCGCTGGCCGCCGTGGACCTCAAGTGGGAGCACAGCCCCGCGGTGTTCCTGGGCCCCGGCTGCGTGTACGCCGCCGCCCCGGTGGGGCGCTTCACCGCGCACTGGCGAGTGCCGCTGCTGACCGCCGGCGCCCCCGCGCTGGGCTTCGGGGCTAAAGACGAGTACGCGCTGACCACCCGCGCGGGGCCCAGCCACGCCAAGCTGGGCGACTTGGTGGCGGCGCTGCACCGACGGCTGGGCTGGGAGCGCCGGGCGCTGGTGCTCTACGCCTACCGGCCGGGCGACGACCAGCCCTGCTTCTTCGTGGTGGAGGGGCTGTACGTGCGCGTGCGCGAGCGCCTCAACATCACCGTGGACCACCTGGAGTTCGCCGAGGGCGACCTAGACCAGTACGCACTGCTGCTGCACACCGTCAGGCGCCAAGGCCGAG ttATCTACATATGCAGCTCCCCGGATGCCTTCAGAACTCTGATGCTTTTGGCCATGGAAGCTGGTCTGAGTGGGGAGGACTACGTGTTCTTCCACCTGGACCTCTTTGGACACAGCCTGCAAGGTGCCCCCGGCCTTGCTCCCCACAGGCCCTGGGAGAGAGGGGATGGGCAGGATGTCAGTGCCCACCAGGCCTTTCAG GCTGCTAAAATCATTACCTATAAAGAGCCGGAGAATCCTGAGTACTTGGAGTTCCTGCAGCAGCTAAAACACCTGGCCCATGAGCAGTTCAACTTCACCGTGGAGGACGGCCTG GTGAACACCATCCCAGCGTCCTTCCACGATGGACTGCTGCTCTATGTCCAGGCAGTGACAGAGACTCTGGCACATGGGGGAGCTGTCACAGATGGGGAGGCCATCACTCAGCGGATGAGGAACCGAAGCTTCCAAG GTGTGACAGGATACTTGAAAATGGACAGCAATGGAGATCGGGAGACCGACTTCTCCCTCTGGGACATGCATCCTGAGACTGGCACTTTCAGG GTTGTTCTGAACTACAACGGGACTTCCCAAGAGCTGGTGGCTGTGCCGGGGCGCAAACTGAGCTGGCCCCTGGGGTACCCACCTCCTGACATCCCCAAATGCGGCTTTGACAACGAGGACCCAGCTTGCAGCCAAG ATCACTTTTCCACCCTGGAAGTGCTGGCTTTGGTGGGCAGCCTCTCCTTGCTGAGCATTCTGACCGTGTCCTTCTTCATATACAG GAAGATGCAGCTGGAGAAGGAACTGGCCTCAGAGCTGTGGCGGGTGCGCTGGGAGGACGTGCAGCCCAGCAGCCTTGAGAGGCACCTCCGGAGCACAGGCAGCAGGCTGACCCTGAGTGGG AGAGGCTCCAACTACGGCTCCCTGCTGACCACAGAGGGCCAGTTCCAAGTGTTTGCCAAGACAGCGTATTATAAG GGCAACCTCGTGGCTGTGAAACGTGTGAATCGTAAGCGCATTGAGCTGACGCGAAAAGTCCTGTTTGAGCTGAAGCAT ATGCGGGACGTACAGAATGAACACTTGACCAGGTTTGTGGGTGCCTGCACTGATCCCCCGAACATCTGTATCCTCACAGAGTACTGTCCCCGTGGGAGCTTGCAG GACATTCTGGAGAATGAGGGCATCACGTTAGACTGGATGTTCCGGTATTCTCTCACCAACGACATCGTCAAG GGAATGCTGTTCCTACACAACGGGGCCATTTGCTCCCATGGCAACCTCAAGTCATCCAACTGTGTGGTGGATGGGCGCTTCGTCCTCAAGATCACCGATTTTGGGCTGGAGAGTTTCAGGGACCCGGAACCAGAGCAAGGCCACATCCTCTATGCTA AAAAGTTGTGGACAGCCCCTGAGCTCCTGCGAATGGCCTCACCTCCTGCCCGGGGCTCCCAAGCAGGTGACGTCTACAGCTTTGGGATCATTCTTCAGGAAATTGCCCTAAGGAGCGGTGTCTTCCATGTGGAAGGTTTGGACCTCAGCCCCAAAG AAATCGTGGAGCGCGTGACTCGGGGTGAGCAGCCCCCCTTCCggccctccctggccctgcagAGTCACCTGGAAGAGCTGGGGCAGTTGATGCAGCGTTGCTGGGCTGAGGAGCCGCAGGAGCGGCCACCCTTCCAGCAGATTCGCCTGATGCTACGCAAGTTCAACAG GGAGAGCAGTAGCAACATCCTGGACAACCTGCTGTCCCGCATGGAGCAGTACGCCAACAACCTGGAGGAGTTGGTGGAGGAGAGGACCCAGGCCTACCTGGAGGAGAAGCGCAGAGCCGAGGCCCTGCTTTACCAGATCCTGCCTCA CTCCGTGGCTGAGCAGCTGAAGCGCGGGGAGACGGTCCAGGCCGAAGCTTTCGACAGCGTCACCATCTACTTCAGTGACATTGTAGGCTTCACGGCCCTGTCTGCACAGAGCACGCCCATGCAG GTGGTGACCCTGCTCAATGACCTCTACACTTGCTTTGATGCCGTCATAGACAACTTTGACGTGTACAAG GTGGAAACCATTGGTGATGCCTACATGGTGGTGTCGGGGCTCCCCGTGAGGAACGGGCTGCTGCACGCCCGAGAGGTGGCCCGCATGGCCCTGGCGCTGCTGGACGCAGTGCGCTCCTTCCGCATCCGCCACCGGCCACAGGAGGAGCTGCGCTTGCGAATCGGCATCCACACAG GACCCGTGTGTGCCGGTGTGGTTGGGCTGAAGATGCCCCGTTACTGTCTCTTTGGAGACACGGTCAACACTGCCTCCAGAATGGAGTCTAACGGGGAAG CCCTGAAGATCCACTTGTCTTCTGAGACCAAGGCCGTTCTGGAAGAGTTTGGTGGTTTTGAGCTGGAGCTTCGAGGAGATGTAGAAATGAAG GGCAAAGGCAAAGTTCGCACCTACTGGCTCCTGGGGGAACGGGGGAGCAGCACTCGAGGCtga
- the NPR1 gene encoding atrial natriuretic peptide receptor 1 isoform X3, with amino-acid sequence MLRPGRPAGALPLPPPPPPLLLLLLLPGSQAGNLTVAVVLPLANTSYPWSWARVGPAVELALAAVRAQPDLLPGWTVRTVLGSSENALGVCSDTAAPLAAVDLKWEHSPAVFLGPGCVYAAAPVGRFTAHWRVPLLTAGAPALGFGAKDEYALTTRAGPSHAKLGDLVAALHRRLGWERRALVLYAYRPGDDQPCFFVVEGLYVRVRERLNITVDHLEFAEGDLDQYALLLHTVRRQGRVIYICSSPDAFRTLMLLAMEAGLSGEDYVFFHLDLFGHSLQGAPGLAPHRPWERGDGQDVSAHQAFQAAKIITYKEPENPEYLEFLQQLKHLAHEQFNFTVEDGLVNTIPASFHDGLLLYVQAVTETLAHGGAVTDGEAITQRMRNRSFQGVTGYLKMDSNGDRETDFSLWDMHPETGTFRVVLNYNGTSQELVAVPGRKLSWPLGYPPPDIPKCGFDNEDPACSQDHFSTLEVLALVGSLSLLSILTVSFFIYRKMQLEKELASELWRVRWEDVQPSSLERHLRSTGSRLTLSGRGSNYGSLLTTEGQFQVFAKTAYYKGNLVAVKRVNRKRIELTRKVLFELKHMRDVQNEHLTRFVGACTDPPNICILTEYCPRGSLQQDILENEGITLDWMFRYSLTNDIVKGMLFLHNGAICSHGNLKSSNCVVDGRFVLKITDFGLESFRDPEPEQGHILYAKKLWTAPELLRMASPPARGSQAGDVYSFGIILQEIALRSGVFHVEGLDLSPKEIVERVTRGEQPPFRPSLALQSHLEELGQLMQRCWAEEPQERPPFQQIRLMLRKFNRESSSNILDNLLSRMEQYANNLEELVEERTQAYLEEKRRAEALLYQILPHSVAEQLKRGETVQAEAFDSVTIYFSDIVGFTALSAQSTPMQVVTLLNDLYTCFDAVIDNFDVYKVETIGDAYMVVSGLPVRNGLLHAREVARMALALLDAVRSFRIRHRPQEELRLRIGIHTGPVCAGVVGLKMPRYCLFGDTVNTASRMESNGEALKIHLSSETKAVLEEFGGFELELRGDVEMKGKGKVRTYWLLGERGSSTRG; translated from the exons ATGCtgcgccccgggcgccccgccGGCGCCctcccgctcccgccgccgccgccgccgctgctgctgctgctgctgctcccggGCAGCCAAGCGGGCAACCTGACGGTGGCCGTGGTGCTGCCGCTGGCCAACACCTCGTACCCGTGGTCGTGGGCGCGCGTGGGGCCGGCGGTGGAGCTGGCTCTGGCCGCGGTGAGAGCGCAGCCCGACCTGCTGCCCGGCTGGACGGTGCGCACGGTGCTGGGCAGCAGCGAGAACGCGCTGGGCGTCTGCTCCGACACGGCCGCGCCGCTGGCCGCCGTGGACCTCAAGTGGGAGCACAGCCCCGCGGTGTTCCTGGGCCCCGGCTGCGTGTACGCCGCCGCCCCGGTGGGGCGCTTCACCGCGCACTGGCGAGTGCCGCTGCTGACCGCCGGCGCCCCCGCGCTGGGCTTCGGGGCTAAAGACGAGTACGCGCTGACCACCCGCGCGGGGCCCAGCCACGCCAAGCTGGGCGACTTGGTGGCGGCGCTGCACCGACGGCTGGGCTGGGAGCGCCGGGCGCTGGTGCTCTACGCCTACCGGCCGGGCGACGACCAGCCCTGCTTCTTCGTGGTGGAGGGGCTGTACGTGCGCGTGCGCGAGCGCCTCAACATCACCGTGGACCACCTGGAGTTCGCCGAGGGCGACCTAGACCAGTACGCACTGCTGCTGCACACCGTCAGGCGCCAAGGCCGAG ttATCTACATATGCAGCTCCCCGGATGCCTTCAGAACTCTGATGCTTTTGGCCATGGAAGCTGGTCTGAGTGGGGAGGACTACGTGTTCTTCCACCTGGACCTCTTTGGACACAGCCTGCAAGGTGCCCCCGGCCTTGCTCCCCACAGGCCCTGGGAGAGAGGGGATGGGCAGGATGTCAGTGCCCACCAGGCCTTTCAG GCTGCTAAAATCATTACCTATAAAGAGCCGGAGAATCCTGAGTACTTGGAGTTCCTGCAGCAGCTAAAACACCTGGCCCATGAGCAGTTCAACTTCACCGTGGAGGACGGCCTG GTGAACACCATCCCAGCGTCCTTCCACGATGGACTGCTGCTCTATGTCCAGGCAGTGACAGAGACTCTGGCACATGGGGGAGCTGTCACAGATGGGGAGGCCATCACTCAGCGGATGAGGAACCGAAGCTTCCAAG GTGTGACAGGATACTTGAAAATGGACAGCAATGGAGATCGGGAGACCGACTTCTCCCTCTGGGACATGCATCCTGAGACTGGCACTTTCAGG GTTGTTCTGAACTACAACGGGACTTCCCAAGAGCTGGTGGCTGTGCCGGGGCGCAAACTGAGCTGGCCCCTGGGGTACCCACCTCCTGACATCCCCAAATGCGGCTTTGACAACGAGGACCCAGCTTGCAGCCAAG ATCACTTTTCCACCCTGGAAGTGCTGGCTTTGGTGGGCAGCCTCTCCTTGCTGAGCATTCTGACCGTGTCCTTCTTCATATACAG GAAGATGCAGCTGGAGAAGGAACTGGCCTCAGAGCTGTGGCGGGTGCGCTGGGAGGACGTGCAGCCCAGCAGCCTTGAGAGGCACCTCCGGAGCACAGGCAGCAGGCTGACCCTGAGTGGG AGAGGCTCCAACTACGGCTCCCTGCTGACCACAGAGGGCCAGTTCCAAGTGTTTGCCAAGACAGCGTATTATAAG GGCAACCTCGTGGCTGTGAAACGTGTGAATCGTAAGCGCATTGAGCTGACGCGAAAAGTCCTGTTTGAGCTGAAGCAT ATGCGGGACGTACAGAATGAACACTTGACCAGGTTTGTGGGTGCCTGCACTGATCCCCCGAACATCTGTATCCTCACAGAGTACTGTCCCCGTGGGAGCTTGCAG CAGGACATTCTGGAGAATGAGGGCATCACGTTAGACTGGATGTTCCGGTATTCTCTCACCAACGACATCGTCAAG GGAATGCTGTTCCTACACAACGGGGCCATTTGCTCCCATGGCAACCTCAAGTCATCCAACTGTGTGGTGGATGGGCGCTTCGTCCTCAAGATCACCGATTTTGGGCTGGAGAGTTTCAGGGACCCGGAACCAGAGCAAGGCCACATCCTCTATGCTA AAAAGTTGTGGACAGCCCCTGAGCTCCTGCGAATGGCCTCACCTCCTGCCCGGGGCTCCCAAGCAGGTGACGTCTACAGCTTTGGGATCATTCTTCAGGAAATTGCCCTAAGGAGCGGTGTCTTCCATGTGGAAGGTTTGGACCTCAGCCCCAAAG AAATCGTGGAGCGCGTGACTCGGGGTGAGCAGCCCCCCTTCCggccctccctggccctgcagAGTCACCTGGAAGAGCTGGGGCAGTTGATGCAGCGTTGCTGGGCTGAGGAGCCGCAGGAGCGGCCACCCTTCCAGCAGATTCGCCTGATGCTACGCAAGTTCAACAG GGAGAGCAGTAGCAACATCCTGGACAACCTGCTGTCCCGCATGGAGCAGTACGCCAACAACCTGGAGGAGTTGGTGGAGGAGAGGACCCAGGCCTACCTGGAGGAGAAGCGCAGAGCCGAGGCCCTGCTTTACCAGATCCTGCCTCA CTCCGTGGCTGAGCAGCTGAAGCGCGGGGAGACGGTCCAGGCCGAAGCTTTCGACAGCGTCACCATCTACTTCAGTGACATTGTAGGCTTCACGGCCCTGTCTGCACAGAGCACGCCCATGCAG GTGGTGACCCTGCTCAATGACCTCTACACTTGCTTTGATGCCGTCATAGACAACTTTGACGTGTACAAG GTGGAAACCATTGGTGATGCCTACATGGTGGTGTCGGGGCTCCCCGTGAGGAACGGGCTGCTGCACGCCCGAGAGGTGGCCCGCATGGCCCTGGCGCTGCTGGACGCAGTGCGCTCCTTCCGCATCCGCCACCGGCCACAGGAGGAGCTGCGCTTGCGAATCGGCATCCACACAG GACCCGTGTGTGCCGGTGTGGTTGGGCTGAAGATGCCCCGTTACTGTCTCTTTGGAGACACGGTCAACACTGCCTCCAGAATGGAGTCTAACGGGGAAG CCCTGAAGATCCACTTGTCTTCTGAGACCAAGGCCGTTCTGGAAGAGTTTGGTGGTTTTGAGCTGGAGCTTCGAGGAGATGTAGAAATGAAG GGCAAAGGCAAAGTTCGCACCTACTGGCTCCTGGGGGAACGGGGGAGCAGCACTCGAGGCtga